The genomic region CCCTTTTGTTGTGCATCCTTAATGAATGCGGCCACATGCTTATCGTTCATATTCCGGATGTTTTGCAACTTGAATTTTTCACTACAAAAACGCGAAAACTGCTGGCAATCATCCTTATATCGATCGCGTGTTGCGAAACTATTCGCACGCGTATGTTTGAAAAACTTATCAACTTGAACTTCACAAGGAGATTTACCCATGAGGAGAACCCTCACATATTCTCTCTGTATACAACTCCAGGATTGAGATAAGATCGTCGCGAGTAATTTGGTCCTGCATGCTGGTACTTCCTCCCTTCAAATTTGAACTTGCGAAGCACGTAGATCATCTTTTCTTCCTAAAAAGAACAGACTCTTCCTACTAGCAAGTAGCCAGCGTCCTCATCGTTTCCTCGTTTATCTGGGAAACGAAAGTTTGCTGAAACCCTTGCTGTTCTTAGCACCTGAGATGTGTGCGCCGTCGCTTTCTCTCTGATATCTTTCCTTTCGAAAGGAAAGATATCAGAGAGAAAGCGACCTTCTAGGGCTCAATTCACTTTTTGTTATGAGTAATTAATTGAGCTTTCCCGCCAACGGGTGAATGCTTACGCATTCTGCTCGAGCGATCGTCGCTAGAAGCAACAGCCAAACTTGGCCAGGTCTTCGACCTCGATCATCCTTTGCCGATTTCTTTTTGTTTCTTAAAGAGAAAACGTTCGGACAATGCCGTATTCTCTTGCTCCACTTTTCCAACCAGCCAGCGATCGCAAGCGATCTTTGGGGTGGAGCCCCTGGTCATAACTTAACTCTTTCTACCGAATAGGAAATTTATATATAAAAAAACACCTTTCAGTAAGGAGTATTGCTTAGCTCCACCGAAAGGTGTTTTGAATTTTTATAGTAGTCAATCCCAGAGAGAGTGACGATTAAAGTTATGTTAATGGTATCCTAAAGGATAATTAGACAGACTTATAGTATAAATTAATTAGTACCACAATTAGAATGACGAGCATGCCGCATGGCTCTCGCAGAAAATAAGTAGAATGAAATAAGATATGCTTGCATTATATCACCTATCCTGTAAATTACACAATACAAGTGAAAATCTAGAGTAGATACTAGTAAATCTGATTGGAGTTGGAAATAGCATGCAGAAAGAACTTGATTATCTTATGAATTACTTTTCGCAATGCATAGCTGATTTAGAGGTTGAGATCGAAGCAGATCCGACAAACGAATTCCTTAAAGGAAAGCTACAGGGTATAAAGTATGCCCGTGTAATAACTAGTATGTATAACCTGCCAGAGGACTTTGGTCATCCTATCGATGTTGAGATTGATTGAGAGAAACATACACTCTACTCCCTATGAACTATAATAATGTTTACATTATCATAGTTGCGACAATAAAAAAATCAAGTTACGATGATTTATAATATATGGTACCTCATTAAACCTAGTGACCAAAATCGGATTAAAAAAGACCCTGAATTGTTCAGGGTCTTTTTCCTATGTATCCTTCTTTTCAGGAATAATTATGATTTCATCAACCGGAACTATTTTCATGCCATTATATACATTTTTTCTTTCTAAGAAGGTGACAGGAGTATATAGATCAGTGCTAGCTTCTTTCTTTATACCGAGGTGAATATATCGCCCGCTATAGCGGTTATAGAGCATAAACTCAGCGTCTATCATGCTTCTCGCAATATGAGGATTAAAAATAATAAAGGTCGGTGCATGAATCAATTGATACAAAAAAGGGAAATGTAAAATACGATGAATGGTGCTTTCGTAACCGCCAATATTAGCGCTTTTCAGAAGATCAAGAGTAATGTTCCCGTTCTTTAGTTCAGGAAATCCCCGTTTCCCTCTGTATCCAGAGCCAGTTTTTATTTTATGAATGCCAAGCAGATGAGGAAGGTCAATCGTCTTGAAGCGCAGTTGAATATCCCTACGCTTATCTCTGATCTTATAGTGGAATATCTGATGGCAAATATGTTCTTCATAAAAAAATGCAAGCAGTTGTAACGTCAGATCGTCTTCTGAAGGTAGTTCCTTTAAAGTTAATAGATCTTGTACGGATAAGGACATAATATTTCCCCTAAACAAAGAATCGACCCTGATAAACATCAAGGCCGATCCACGTAATTTTAAAATATAAAGGTGGCAGCGACAGAGATCATCTCCCTGTGGGATAGGAATGGAATTGTTTTTCACACTTTACGGTGCCCCCAAGTGGGTACGCACGAGCGCCTCGTCTGCGTAGTTGGATCAAAATTGTTTGATCATCAGAACAAATTTCTTTGTTCATCCATAGTATAAACGAATTTCCGTATATAATTCAAGTAAATTATGGACTTTCCCTCTATTACGTAGGAATTCGGAGGAAACAAGAGAAAGCATTATTTGCACTTTATAACAGTTTTTAGAGGTAAGTCTAATGTTCCAAGCAACGCAATTCAACTGTCAGAGGTTAATATATTCAGGCTTGACTAGGCACTTGAATACTAACGTCTCTACTCCAGTTGCCATTAATTTTGGCCCCCATGATTTCTGCATGTCCCTACCGAAAGCCGCTTTCGCGAAACTCAAGGCATCTACGTTATGAATAATTCATGGGGTTAATTCAAACCAAACACTTCATGTCTATTAAAAATATCCTGGCACAACAGTATCTAAGAGGGATACGGTGTATGAGTGGAAGGTTTAAAAAGGTATCTGAAAATAGGAGTCCCGCAGGCAGAAAATTTTCTATGGGATCCGCCTTGTAAATGATTGGGAGTTTTAATTTAAAGAAAGAGACCGCTAAAGCTGTGGCTCCAGGACAATTCTCCATTAGATAGTTAGTCAATTCCACCTGATGTACCCTTTAATAAATAACTCACTTACAGTCCATTCCTTCTCATCAGTAGAGCCTATTAAGCCTAAATAAATGCCCCCGAAGATAGATCGGGGGCATTTATTTTAGCGGTAACGATAATGGACACGGAAGAATGGGTCAACCTGCCAGTTCCAGACGATGATTTTGCGGAGGCCATAGTCCCCCCGAAGATAGATCGGGGGCATTTATTTTAGCGGTAACGATAATGGACACGGAAGAATGGGTCAACCTGCCAGTTCCAGACGATGATTTTGCGGAGGCCATAGTCACCTTCGATGATTTTTTGCACCTCACCTGTTACGGCCCCGGTCGCTGGGTCAAATTCATAACCTGCTGCTTCTATCACGTCGGCATTGAATGCTAGATTATTCGAGCTTGGTAAGTCGATGCGGACCGTGATTTGACTCTGGCCAGCAGGTCGGAATGACGGCATTGGTGCAAGCAGCGTCAATTCAAAATCAGATGGAGTGCCTTCCATTGGATAGAGGGCTAGTTCATATTCGAATGTAAGTACTTGGGTACCGGCTTTAAAGAGTACCGGTGACAGCATCGTTGTCGAGAGAAAGAGATGATGTAGTCGATTCAGTTCTTCAACGTTCCCATCCGCAACGGCTTGGCTATATTTTTGAAGCTCGTCCTGCAGGTCTGAATAGCGTTGGCCAACGAAGCTTACGATATTGCCATCCGGGAATAAAGCGCGGACGTCAATCGCACGGTTTGCAGGTGGAGCATAGAAGCTTTCGTCTTGGGCAAGTGGAGCATTTAACCCAATTTCATGTAGAACCTTAATGCGGTCATACTCGAGTCCGTATTTGGAGCTGGAAAGAACGGTGCAACCAACATGACTCCAATGGATATCGATCGGGTTAGTAACAGTTAGTGTAGGAATTGTAGTAGTCATTAATTAAATACCTCCAATAGATTAAAATATTGTTTGGCCGAGGTACATGCTATAATAGCATTAGTCGTAGTACTATATCGGCCCTTACAGGGTCAAACCAGGCGTGGCATTTCTCAGATGCTGTGCCTTTTTTTGCATGGACAAGAGGGACGGAGAGCATTTAATCTAAAGATATGAACGTAATCACCTCCTTAAAGGATGCAGAAAGAACTGTGCAACTAATCGATGATATAGATGGGCATTTCGTGCGAGCAAGCTGCGAAATGCCACAAAATAGTGTCGTTGCCCATACCCGTTTCCGTGGATAATATTCTTAGTCAATTATTAACTAGTTAAGTGACTGAGCTTATGCATTTATCGATATCGATGAGTGGCAGGTTAGTAATCGTATTTATTTTTCCCCTGTTTTTCTCCTGCT from Paenibacillus crassostreae harbors:
- a CDS encoding PBECR4 domain-containing protein encodes the protein MKNNSIPIPQGDDLCRCHLYILKLRGSALMFIRVDSLFRGNIMSLSVQDLLTLKELPSEDDLTLQLLAFFYEEHICHQIFHYKIRDKRRDIQLRFKTIDLPHLLGIHKIKTGSGYRGKRGFPELKNGNITLDLLKSANIGGYESTIHRILHFPFLYQLIHAPTFIIFNPHIARSMIDAEFMLYNRYSGRYIHLGIKKEASTDLYTPVTFLERKNVYNGMKIVPVDEIIIIPEKKDT